The DNA sequence AGGGCGGCACCAGGAGCTTGCGCTGCCGCTTGTGCTCGTCGCCGGAGAGGGCGAACAGCGACCGCGGCCCGAGCACCCGGCCGAGGTTGACTTCGAGGTTGTCGACGAGCTCGGGCCCGGACGTGAACAGCTGCTTGATCTCGGCGGGATTGCTGAGCACCACGGCGTTGCCGAAGATCGGCACGTCGACGGTGAAGGCGTCGCCGTAGTGCTCCTTGAGCCGCCGCATGCCCCGCAACGGTTGCGTGAGCGCGTAGACGCCCTGGACGGCGCGGGGCGCGCTCGGCCCCGGCGGCAGCGTCGCGGGGCGTGTCATGGTCGTCATCGACCCTCCCGGAAATGGTGGTACGCGAACGTACCGTCGGTACGGTACGCCGGTGTACCATCCGGTTTCAAGAGGAAGGGGTATAGCGTGACTTCCGTGGACGTCGACACCCGCCGGCACCGGCAGCGCCTGCTGGACGGGCTGGCCGCGTCGATCACCGAGGGCGGCTTCCGCGACACGACGGTGGCCGACGTCGTCCGCCGCGCCCGCACTTCCCGCCGCACGTTCTACGAGCACTTTTCGAGTCGCGAAGAGTGCCTGATCGCGTTGCTGTCCGACGCGAACCGCGCGATGATCCAGCAGATCTCCGACGCGGTGGACCCGAGCGCGCCGTGGTCCCTTCAGGTGCGGCAGGCGATCGAGGCGTGGATCGCGTGCGCGGAGTCAGAGCCGGCGATCACCCTGAGCTGGATCCGCGACGTCCCGGCACTGGGCGCGGCGGCGCGCGACCTGCAGCGCGACGCGATGGAGGGCTTCATCGCGATGACGCAGCGGTTGACGGACACCCCGTCGTTGCGCGCGGCGGGAATCAGCCCGCCGTCACGCCAGCTGGCGATCATGCTGCTGGGCGGGCTGCGGGAGCTGATCGCGACCACGGTGGAGGACGGTGGGCGCGCTGGGGATGTCACGGAGGTGGCGGTGCGGGCGTCGATCGCGTTGCTGGGGCCGGCCTGACTTACCCCAGGCGAGGGAGCTCGCCGCGCGGTCCGGTGCCGAGTGGGGACCAGGTCGCCG is a window from the Amycolatopsis sp. cg9 genome containing:
- a CDS encoding TetR/AcrR family transcriptional regulator; the protein is MTSVDVDTRRHRQRLLDGLAASITEGGFRDTTVADVVRRARTSRRTFYEHFSSREECLIALLSDANRAMIQQISDAVDPSAPWSLQVRQAIEAWIACAESEPAITLSWIRDVPALGAAARDLQRDAMEGFIAMTQRLTDTPSLRAAGISPPSRQLAIMLLGGLRELIATTVEDGGRAGDVTEVAVRASIALLGPA